In Polynucleobacter sp. AP-Ainpum-60-G11, one DNA window encodes the following:
- a CDS encoding outer membrane protein assembly factor BamD, with translation MSDVITDASLRLAASIGVSSKKSLLTLFIGAGAACLVLSGCAGSDGQKDDADIWSETKLYSEATDKLKDADYAKCGKYFEKLEGRFPFGPYSQQAQINAAYCYWKAQEQAQAQVAIDRFIKLHQGSPNLDYGYYLKGLISFNDDLGWLGKFTGQDLSERDPKAAKEAFESFKVVVERFPDSKYAPDSLDRMRYIVNSLAEADVIVARFYYQRGAYLAAANRAQLVIRDYDRAPAVEEALYLLTKSYEKLGMTDLSNDSLRVFKLNFPDSQMMITGQRVQKERRWWQIWNK, from the coding sequence ATGTCGGACGTTATTACAGACGCCAGTTTAAGGCTTGCTGCCAGCATTGGGGTATCTTCCAAAAAATCCCTGCTTACATTATTTATTGGTGCTGGCGCTGCCTGCCTCGTTCTCAGTGGATGTGCAGGTAGTGATGGCCAAAAAGATGATGCTGATATTTGGTCTGAGACCAAGCTGTATTCAGAGGCAACCGACAAGCTTAAAGATGCCGATTATGCAAAGTGCGGTAAGTACTTTGAAAAACTCGAGGGTCGCTTTCCTTTTGGGCCCTACTCACAGCAAGCACAAATTAATGCAGCCTACTGTTACTGGAAGGCCCAAGAGCAAGCTCAGGCTCAAGTGGCGATTGATCGCTTTATCAAGCTTCATCAAGGTAGCCCCAATTTAGATTACGGCTACTACCTCAAGGGTTTAATCAGCTTTAATGATGATTTGGGTTGGTTAGGTAAATTTACTGGGCAAGATTTAAGTGAGCGCGATCCAAAAGCAGCTAAAGAAGCTTTTGAGTCATTCAAGGTAGTGGTTGAGCGTTTCCCCGATAGCAAATATGCGCCCGACTCCTTAGACCGCATGCGTTATATCGTGAACTCGCTAGCGGAAGCAGATGTGATCGTAGCCCGCTTCTACTATCAACGTGGCGCCTATCTTGCTGCCGCCAATAGAGCGCAACTCGTTATTCGTGATTATGATCGCGCTCCTGCTGTTGAAGAAGCGCTTTACCTTCTCACGAAGTCTTACGAGAAGCTGGGCATGACTGATCTGAGTAATGACTCGCTGCGTGTATTTAAGTTAAATTTCCCAGACAGCCAGATGATGATTACTGGTCAACGCGTTCAAAAAGAACGTCGCTGGTGGCAGATCTGGAATAAGTAA
- a CDS encoding 3-ketoacyl-ACP reductase yields MSQKIAYVTGGMGGIGTAICQRLAKDGFKVIAGCGPNSPRKDRWIGEQKALGYDFIASEGNVSDWDSTVAAFDKVKAEVGRVDVLVNNAGITKDSVFRKMTPEQWKAVIDTNLNSLFNVTKQVVDGMADNGWGRIINISSVNGQKGQFGQSNYSTAKAGLHGFTMALSQELASKGVTVNTVSPGYIGTDMVKAIREDVLEKIVAGVPVKRLGTPEEIASICCWIASADGGYATGADFSLNGGLHTG; encoded by the coding sequence ATGTCTCAAAAAATTGCATACGTAACTGGTGGTATGGGTGGCATTGGCACTGCTATTTGTCAGCGTCTCGCCAAGGATGGCTTTAAGGTCATCGCTGGTTGCGGCCCGAATTCCCCGCGTAAGGATCGCTGGATTGGAGAGCAAAAAGCTTTGGGTTATGACTTTATCGCTTCAGAAGGGAATGTTTCTGACTGGGATAGCACTGTCGCTGCTTTCGACAAAGTAAAGGCTGAAGTAGGGCGCGTAGATGTACTCGTAAACAACGCTGGCATTACTAAGGACAGCGTATTCCGCAAAATGACCCCAGAGCAGTGGAAGGCGGTGATCGATACCAACCTGAATTCTTTATTCAACGTCACTAAACAAGTGGTCGATGGCATGGCTGATAACGGTTGGGGTCGCATTATCAACATCTCCTCCGTGAATGGTCAAAAGGGTCAGTTTGGCCAATCTAACTACTCCACCGCAAAAGCTGGTCTGCATGGATTTACGATGGCCTTATCTCAAGAGCTGGCCTCCAAAGGTGTAACAGTCAATACGGTTTCTCCTGGTTATATCGGTACAGATATGGTTAAAGCGATTCGTGAAGATGTTCTAGAGAAGATTGTGGCGGGCGTGCCTGTTAAGCGTTTAGGCACTCCGGAAGAGATTGCTTCAATTTGTTGCTGGATTGCTTCTGCTGATGGTGGCTATGCAACTGGCGCAGACTTTTCTCTGAATGGCGGACTGCATACAGGTTAA
- the tsaB gene encoding tRNA (adenosine(37)-N6)-threonylcarbamoyltransferase complex dimerization subunit type 1 TsaB has protein sequence MTRILAIDTSSAWCSVALSLDDAPPLVRHQKVSAGASQLLLPWVEELLSEASIELSSLDAIAIGNGPGAFTGVRLGVAVVQGLAIAAKLPALAVASLDAIASQLVLSPAFVSSGAHSFVVALDARMGEVYWASYRTTQNALPQRQGDIHLSAPEGIDLANIEFLAGSAITEFGERVFASIPKTLASSHLDSEIGVNALGVLACAQAMWSQGLQQDVHLLEPLYIRNKVAFTSFERSQQHG, from the coding sequence TTTAGATGATGCGCCACCATTAGTTCGCCACCAAAAGGTGTCGGCTGGCGCTAGCCAACTCTTACTGCCATGGGTTGAAGAGTTGCTGTCGGAGGCTTCGATCGAACTTTCTTCCTTGGATGCGATTGCGATTGGGAATGGTCCTGGAGCTTTTACAGGGGTACGCTTGGGTGTCGCGGTTGTCCAAGGCTTGGCAATTGCTGCCAAGTTACCAGCACTTGCTGTAGCGAGTCTGGATGCAATTGCCAGTCAACTTGTTCTATCGCCTGCGTTTGTTTCTTCTGGTGCTCACTCTTTTGTTGTGGCGCTTGATGCCCGCATGGGTGAGGTTTATTGGGCTAGCTATAGAACTACACAGAATGCATTGCCTCAACGCCAGGGTGATATTCATTTAAGCGCTCCAGAAGGAATAGATCTGGCCAATATCGAATTTCTGGCAGGTAGCGCAATTACAGAATTTGGCGAGCGTGTATTTGCTTCTATACCCAAGACTTTAGCAAGCTCTCATTTGGATTCTGAAATTGGTGTGAATGCTTTGGGCGTACTAGCTTGTGCCCAAGCAATGTGGAGCCAGGGTTTGCAACAAGATGTACACCTACTAGAGCCTCTGTACATCCGCAATAAGGTTGCTTTCACCTCGTTTGAACGCAGTCAACAGCATGGTTAA
- the lplT gene encoding lysophospholipid transporter LplT — translation MNRSFYIIMAAQFFSSLADNALLIAAIALLVQLSAPAWMTPLLKLFFVLSYVLLAAFVGAFADSRPKGNVMFITNTIKFIGCVVMLFGSHPLLAYAIVGLGAAAYSPAKYGILTELLPPEKLVAANGWIEGLTVGSIIMGTVLGGVLISKSVSQSLLAFDVPVLETSIDTAAESAILIIMMIYVLAALINLRIPDTGARYESQKTNPIELVKDFAVCFKTLWDDRLGQISLAVTTLFWGAGATLQFIVIKWAQVALHMTLSQGAILQAISAVGVAGGAVWAAWRIPLRNSLKVLPYGIAMGLVVCVMAIYNSDMLPNTTIWTIGKFEISLNLVPAYFLLILVGWLAGYFVVPMNALLQHRGHVLMSAGHSIAVQNFNENISVLMMLLIYSGLIWLDAPIQAVIIGFGVAVSAIMWLVIKRHRANQAEYDSMHLIGEHKH, via the coding sequence ATGAACCGTAGTTTTTACATCATTATGGCGGCGCAATTTTTTTCGTCGCTTGCTGATAACGCATTGCTGATCGCAGCAATCGCCCTCTTGGTACAGCTTAGCGCTCCGGCCTGGATGACTCCTTTACTCAAATTATTCTTCGTTCTTTCCTATGTATTGCTAGCAGCCTTTGTCGGAGCCTTTGCGGATTCGCGACCCAAGGGTAATGTGATGTTCATTACCAATACGATTAAGTTTATTGGTTGTGTGGTTATGCTGTTTGGCAGTCACCCCCTACTGGCCTATGCCATTGTGGGCCTAGGTGCTGCCGCCTACTCTCCAGCTAAATACGGCATCCTGACCGAACTACTACCACCAGAAAAGCTGGTTGCAGCTAATGGCTGGATTGAGGGCCTGACCGTTGGCTCCATCATTATGGGCACGGTACTTGGAGGCGTCCTCATTAGTAAATCGGTATCTCAGAGCCTCTTAGCTTTTGATGTGCCTGTACTAGAAACCAGCATTGATACTGCTGCTGAATCCGCCATCCTGATCATCATGATGATTTATGTACTGGCAGCCCTGATCAACCTCCGTATTCCAGATACTGGAGCGCGCTACGAGTCCCAAAAGACTAATCCAATTGAGTTGGTTAAGGATTTTGCAGTGTGCTTTAAGACGCTTTGGGATGATCGCCTAGGGCAAATCTCATTAGCTGTAACCACCTTGTTTTGGGGTGCTGGCGCTACTTTGCAATTTATTGTCATTAAGTGGGCTCAGGTTGCCTTACACATGACCTTATCGCAAGGAGCTATCCTTCAGGCGATATCTGCTGTGGGCGTCGCTGGAGGAGCTGTATGGGCTGCCTGGCGCATTCCGCTTCGCAACTCCCTCAAGGTCCTACCTTATGGCATTGCCATGGGCCTAGTGGTCTGCGTTATGGCGATCTACAACTCAGACATGCTTCCCAACACAACCATTTGGACTATTGGCAAATTTGAAATCTCACTCAATTTAGTGCCAGCCTATTTCTTATTAATATTGGTTGGTTGGCTTGCTGGCTACTTTGTGGTGCCGATGAATGCACTGCTTCAGCATCGTGGACACGTTTTAATGTCAGCTGGTCATTCGATTGCAGTGCAAAACTTCAATGAAAATATTTCCGTATTGATGATGCTTTTGATTTACTCTGGATTGATTTGGCTAGATGCACCTATTCAGGCGGTAATCATTGGTTTTGGTGTCGCCGTCAGCGCAATCATGTGGCTGGTGATTAAACGACACCGCGCCAACCAAGCTGAATATGACTCAATGCATTTAATTGGTGAGCACAAGCATTAA
- the phaC gene encoding class I poly(R)-hydroxyalkanoic acid synthase, with protein sequence MFAGMNTGVAPSLAPHHMALIPPERLAEIQKDYFSEFAQLATNPEAIEVKDRRFSGKAWHSSWSKMIAATYLLNSKHLMALAEAVDADDKMKAKILFTTEQMIDALSPSNFIATNPEVLENIISTQGQSIQNGIVNLLGDLKKGKVSLTDESAFEVGKNIATTEGQVVFRNELFELIQYTPLTDTVYERPYLMVPPCINKYYILDLQPDNSVVRYMVEQGHTVFLVSWKNPDASMTKVTWDDYVGKGVIKAIEVTKDIGGTDQINVLGFCVGGTLTSTALAVLAARKKDYVASLTLLTTLLDFTDTGILDVFIDEGMVQLRESTIGGEGGHFGMMSGLDLGNTFSFLRPNDLVWNYVVENYLKGNSPPPFDLLYWNGDSTNLPGPMYCWYLRHTYLQNELVKPGKLTVCGEKIDLGKIAVPAYIYASHDDHIVPWKSAYESTHILKGKNRFVLGASGHIAGVINPPAKNKRHYFEGNKLAKTADEWLAAAKEIKGSWWPNYATWLEQFGGKKIKASKSFGNAQYKKLEAAPGKYVKEKISAAAQ encoded by the coding sequence ATGTTTGCAGGTATGAATACAGGTGTTGCACCATCATTGGCGCCACACCATATGGCATTAATTCCACCAGAGCGTTTGGCGGAAATTCAAAAAGATTATTTCTCTGAGTTTGCTCAACTCGCAACAAATCCTGAAGCAATCGAAGTCAAAGATCGCCGTTTCTCTGGCAAGGCATGGCACTCCTCTTGGAGCAAGATGATTGCAGCAACCTATTTGCTCAACTCGAAGCATCTCATGGCGCTAGCTGAGGCTGTCGATGCCGATGACAAGATGAAGGCAAAAATTTTGTTCACCACTGAACAAATGATTGACGCTTTATCTCCTTCAAACTTTATTGCAACCAATCCAGAAGTTCTTGAAAATATTATTAGCACTCAAGGTCAGTCCATTCAAAATGGAATTGTGAACTTGTTAGGTGACTTGAAAAAAGGCAAAGTTTCACTGACGGATGAAAGTGCTTTTGAGGTTGGTAAGAACATTGCAACTACTGAGGGGCAAGTAGTTTTTCGCAATGAGCTCTTTGAATTAATTCAATACACGCCATTAACGGACACTGTCTATGAGCGACCATACTTAATGGTCCCACCTTGCATCAACAAGTACTACATTTTAGATTTGCAACCCGATAACTCAGTTGTCCGTTACATGGTGGAGCAGGGTCACACTGTTTTCTTGGTCTCCTGGAAAAATCCTGATGCATCCATGACAAAGGTGACGTGGGATGACTATGTTGGCAAGGGCGTCATTAAAGCCATTGAAGTAACAAAAGATATTGGCGGTACTGATCAAATTAATGTACTCGGCTTTTGTGTTGGCGGTACCTTAACCTCTACCGCATTAGCAGTATTGGCAGCGCGTAAAAAAGATTACGTTGCCAGCCTTACCTTACTCACTACCTTATTGGACTTTACTGATACTGGAATTCTCGATGTATTTATCGATGAAGGCATGGTGCAGTTGCGCGAGAGCACCATTGGTGGTGAGGGTGGTCATTTCGGAATGATGTCGGGCTTAGATCTGGGTAACACTTTCTCTTTCCTGCGCCCAAATGATTTGGTATGGAACTATGTGGTCGAGAACTACCTTAAAGGCAATTCACCGCCACCATTTGATTTGCTCTACTGGAATGGTGATTCCACGAATCTTCCCGGCCCAATGTACTGCTGGTACTTGCGTCATACCTATCTGCAAAATGAATTAGTTAAGCCAGGCAAGCTTACCGTTTGCGGTGAAAAGATTGACCTTGGAAAGATTGCGGTGCCAGCATACATCTATGCATCACATGATGATCACATCGTGCCATGGAAGTCGGCTTATGAGTCTACGCATATCTTGAAAGGCAAGAATCGGTTTGTCTTGGGAGCATCAGGTCATATCGCGGGTGTGATTAATCCACCAGCTAAAAATAAGCGCCATTATTTTGAAGGCAATAAGTTGGCTAAAACTGCAGATGAGTGGTTGGCTGCTGCTAAAGAAATTAAAGGTAGTTGGTGGCCCAACTACGCAACATGGTTAGAGCAATTTGGTGGCAAGAAAATTAAAGCCAGCAAGTCGTTTGGTAATGCACAGTACAAAAAACTAGAAGCGGCGCCTGGTAAGTACGTGAAAGAAAAAATATCCGCAGCTGCTCAATAA
- the phaR gene encoding polyhydroxyalkanoate synthesis repressor PhaR, which yields MATRSKKAGDSRLIKKYPNRRLYDTQTSTYVTLADIKNLVMAGDAFSVVDAKTEDDLTRNILLQIILEEEAGGAPVFSTQMLSQIIRFYGNSMQGLMGSYLEKTMQSFVDIHNKLGDQTQGLGAGSTPEAWAKMMNLQNPMMQGLMGNYMEQSKDLFVKMQEQMQNSPTIFKGFPFPGQPNPTEKE from the coding sequence ATGGCCACACGTTCCAAAAAAGCAGGCGATAGCCGCTTAATTAAGAAGTACCCCAATCGTCGCTTATATGACACCCAAACCAGCACTTATGTCACGCTGGCTGATATTAAGAATTTAGTGATGGCCGGCGACGCTTTTAGCGTTGTAGACGCAAAAACTGAAGACGACTTAACACGCAATATCTTGCTGCAAATCATTCTGGAAGAAGAGGCTGGCGGAGCGCCGGTTTTCTCAACTCAAATGCTTTCTCAAATCATTCGGTTCTATGGCAACTCCATGCAAGGCTTGATGGGTAGCTATCTTGAAAAGACAATGCAATCTTTTGTGGATATCCACAATAAGCTGGGTGATCAAACTCAGGGCTTAGGCGCAGGTAGCACACCAGAGGCATGGGCCAAGATGATGAATCTCCAAAACCCAATGATGCAAGGTTTGATGGGCAACTACATGGAGCAAAGCAAAGACTTGTTCGTCAAGATGCAGGAGCAGATGCAAAACTCCCCAACAATATTTAAAGGTTTCCCGTTTCCAGGTCAGCCTAACCCAACAGAAAAAGAATAG
- the rimI gene encoding ribosomal protein S18-alanine N-acetyltransferase, with translation MVNTSPSEKASTEGVSELSFLPMTVADLDSVLAIESVSHIHPWTQGNFTDSLAAGHWAYCVRPQLSDAVEGSYLDPEILWAYCILFPAVDELHLLNITVSPKLRRLGIGIKMMNAIEGVAAQQNMPRIILEVRPSNAAALKLYQSLGYEQIGIRKNYYPVDAASGLREDALVLAKSIKLMA, from the coding sequence ATGGTTAATACCTCTCCATCAGAAAAAGCCAGTACAGAGGGGGTTTCAGAACTCTCCTTTCTTCCAATGACTGTTGCTGATTTGGATTCAGTCTTGGCGATTGAATCTGTTTCTCATATTCACCCATGGACTCAGGGTAATTTCACAGACTCATTGGCTGCAGGTCATTGGGCTTATTGTGTAAGACCACAATTGTCAGATGCGGTAGAGGGAAGTTACTTGGATCCAGAGATTCTCTGGGCCTACTGTATTTTGTTTCCAGCGGTTGATGAGTTGCATCTGCTGAATATCACTGTTTCCCCAAAATTGCGTCGTCTAGGTATTGGTATCAAGATGATGAATGCAATCGAAGGGGTAGCAGCTCAACAAAATATGCCTCGAATCATTCTTGAGGTGCGCCCCAGCAATGCTGCAGCCTTAAAGCTCTATCAAAGCCTGGGTTATGAGCAGATAGGTATTCGTAAGAATTATTATCCAGTTGATGCCGCCAGTGGATTGCGTGAAGATGCTCTCGTATTAGCTAAATCGATTAAGCTTATGGCATGA
- the pgeF gene encoding peptidoglycan editing factor PgeF: MINAIKNIEPSWVVPKQIQALCSTREGGVSKPPFNTLNLGLNAGDNLEDVLQNRSILRSQLPAEPVWLKQIHGATVSTPSSRNAFISGPIEADASVSNKPNEVLAILTADCMPVLFASKNGDVIGAAHAGWRGLSSGVLENTIQEMLALSPVLRPEDIVAWMGPAIGPSKFEVGDDVLEAFSPQGPSILSKAFESMAGSPGKYLANLYLLAQDRLWSFGIEQIYGGDFCTFSDSDRFFSYRRDKETGRFASLIWISEQS; the protein is encoded by the coding sequence ATGATCAACGCAATTAAAAATATTGAGCCAAGTTGGGTTGTCCCTAAGCAAATTCAGGCTTTATGTAGCACTCGTGAGGGCGGGGTTAGTAAACCCCCATTTAATACTCTCAATCTGGGACTCAATGCTGGTGACAATTTAGAGGATGTTCTGCAAAACCGTAGCATCCTCAGATCACAACTTCCTGCTGAGCCAGTTTGGCTCAAACAGATTCATGGGGCTACTGTTAGTACGCCAAGCTCGAGGAATGCTTTTATAAGCGGGCCAATTGAGGCGGATGCCTCAGTTAGCAATAAACCAAACGAGGTTTTGGCGATTCTGACGGCTGATTGCATGCCGGTATTGTTCGCAAGCAAAAATGGCGACGTCATTGGAGCGGCTCATGCCGGCTGGCGCGGTCTGAGTAGCGGCGTTCTGGAAAATACCATCCAAGAAATGCTCGCATTATCACCAGTCCTGAGGCCGGAAGATATTGTGGCGTGGATGGGGCCAGCGATTGGCCCAAGTAAATTTGAAGTCGGTGATGATGTGTTGGAGGCTTTTAGTCCCCAAGGCCCATCTATTTTATCTAAGGCATTCGAGTCAATGGCTGGGAGTCCTGGAAAGTATTTGGCCAATCTCTATTTGCTCGCTCAAGATCGCTTATGGTCTTTTGGTATCGAGCAAATCTATGGCGGAGACTTTTGCACCTTCAGTGATTCAGACCGTTTCTTTTCCTATCGCAGGGATAAAGAAACCGGACGTTTCGCCTCCCTCATATGGATTTCTGAGCAATCCTAA
- the alr gene encoding alanine racemase, which translates to MKRPILATIHTDAFRHNLGRIRELAPESKIWSVVKAKAYGHSLEAAYKGLESTDGFALLDIADAQWLREHGWEGRILLLEGLFSQQELELAIKLQCDLVVHSEKQVVWLESTMNHSGHPISVFLKLNSGMNRMGFRPEQYRTAFHRLHAAGYHLHHMTHFANADQVDHAPSVGEQMECFEKAIEGLQAPTSLANSAAILWHRNALGDWVRPGILLYGVSPTGVHADIVRSEFQPVMQLRSEIIDIQELKKGDHVGYGGRYEAPEDMRIGVIACGYADGYPRHAEDGTPVWVDAADAQGEGIVCPVVGRVSMDMLTIDLREAPNAKIGSVVELWGQQVPVDDVAQMSGTIGYELICALAQRVPVVIK; encoded by the coding sequence ATTAAAAGGCCAATTCTGGCAACTATACACACTGACGCCTTTCGTCATAATTTAGGCCGTATTCGTGAACTCGCTCCTGAATCCAAGATTTGGTCGGTTGTAAAGGCTAAAGCCTATGGCCACTCTCTGGAGGCAGCTTACAAAGGGCTTGAGTCCACGGATGGCTTTGCTTTATTGGATATTGCGGATGCACAATGGTTAAGAGAGCATGGTTGGGAAGGTCGCATTCTTCTCCTGGAGGGCCTTTTTAGCCAGCAGGAACTGGAATTGGCTATAAAACTTCAATGCGATCTCGTTGTACATAGTGAGAAGCAAGTCGTTTGGTTGGAGTCCACCATGAATCACTCTGGCCATCCCATTAGCGTATTTTTAAAGCTGAATTCCGGAATGAACCGGATGGGTTTCAGGCCAGAGCAGTACCGCACTGCCTTTCATCGTTTGCATGCTGCTGGATATCACCTGCATCACATGACCCATTTTGCCAATGCCGATCAGGTAGATCATGCGCCATCAGTAGGCGAGCAAATGGAGTGTTTTGAGAAGGCTATTGAGGGATTACAGGCGCCGACTTCATTGGCTAATTCAGCGGCAATTTTGTGGCACCGTAATGCGCTAGGGGATTGGGTTCGCCCTGGGATTTTGTTGTACGGAGTTTCTCCAACTGGCGTACATGCTGACATTGTTCGATCTGAGTTTCAACCTGTAATGCAGTTACGTAGCGAAATCATTGATATTCAGGAACTAAAGAAGGGCGATCATGTTGGTTATGGTGGCCGCTATGAAGCTCCGGAAGATATGCGTATTGGTGTGATTGCCTGTGGGTATGCCGATGGCTACCCTCGTCATGCAGAAGATGGAACTCCGGTTTGGGTCGATGCTGCTGATGCCCAAGGTGAAGGCATAGTCTGCCCGGTTGTTGGACGTGTCTCCATGGACATGTTAACGATTGATTTGCGAGAAGCACCCAATGCCAAGATCGGGAGCGTAGTCGAACTATGGGGTCAGCAAGTGCCGGTAGATGATGTAGCTCAGATGAGTGGCACCATTGGCTATGAATTGATTTGCGCCTTAGCGCAGAGAGTGCCAGTAGTCATCAAGTAA
- a CDS encoding RluA family pseudouridine synthase, whose amino-acid sequence MALPHTPDSNPIDYIDDEDFIALEVPLEVNGERLDKFLGAALPDYSRNRLQTWVETGAVTVDGKATKVRHLLRGGESIKVFPQEMPEQFTFGPEEIPLDVVYEDDSIIVINKPAGLVVHPAAGNWTGTLLNGLLHRFPELKLLPRAGIVHRLDKDTSGLMVVARTDIAQTSLVRQLQERTVGRRYLAWVWGDAPSQGKVLASVGRDQRDRLKMAAGSPQGKPAATLFRRLAKGAFAESQLALLECRLETGRTHQIRVHLESLGLPLLGDPVYRKRTPGAAKSLPFSRQALHAYALSLQHPATQDVMTWFRLPPQDLMDLLPQVGMSPADLPKEEALMASIKNDQRN is encoded by the coding sequence GTGGCATTGCCGCATACTCCCGATTCGAATCCCATTGATTATATCGATGATGAGGATTTCATAGCCTTAGAAGTTCCGCTTGAGGTCAACGGAGAGCGTTTGGACAAATTTCTAGGCGCTGCTTTACCGGATTATTCCCGCAATCGACTCCAAACCTGGGTTGAGACTGGAGCGGTCACGGTCGACGGCAAAGCCACTAAAGTGCGTCATTTACTGCGTGGGGGCGAGAGTATTAAGGTTTTTCCTCAAGAGATGCCTGAGCAATTTACTTTTGGCCCTGAAGAAATCCCCTTGGACGTGGTTTATGAGGATGACTCCATCATTGTGATTAATAAACCCGCCGGGCTTGTCGTTCATCCTGCTGCTGGTAATTGGACTGGCACCTTATTAAATGGGCTCTTGCATCGCTTTCCTGAGCTAAAACTGCTCCCGAGGGCTGGAATTGTTCATCGCTTAGATAAAGATACTTCTGGATTAATGGTGGTAGCCCGCACGGACATCGCTCAAACCTCTTTGGTTAGGCAGTTGCAAGAGCGTACTGTGGGTAGGCGTTACCTTGCTTGGGTATGGGGTGATGCCCCATCTCAAGGTAAAGTTTTGGCTAGCGTGGGTCGCGATCAGCGCGATCGACTCAAAATGGCGGCTGGCTCACCCCAAGGTAAACCTGCGGCCACCTTATTTCGCCGCCTGGCTAAAGGAGCTTTTGCTGAAAGCCAGCTTGCCCTGCTGGAGTGCCGTCTAGAGACCGGTCGTACACACCAAATACGTGTACACCTCGAATCCCTTGGTCTTCCACTGCTTGGTGACCCGGTCTACCGCAAAAGAACACCTGGAGCAGCTAAATCACTACCTTTTAGCCGCCAAGCATTGCATGCATATGCTTTGAGTTTGCAGCACCCAGCAACACAAGACGTCATGACTTGGTTTAGATTGCCCCCGCAAGATTTGATGGACTTGTTGCCGCAAGTTGGCATGAGTCCAGCTGACCTGCCTAAAGAAGAGGCATTAATGGCATCAATTAAAAATGATCAACGCAATTAA